Proteins encoded together in one Impatiens glandulifera chromosome 1, dImpGla2.1, whole genome shotgun sequence window:
- the LOC124920384 gene encoding polygalacturonase non-catalytic subunit AroGP2-like — MPDIRDDMPERSFLPRSIVSKLPFSTSRLDQLKQLFHASHDSVAERVLVNTLTVCERDPSPGETKRCVGSIEDMIDFSISVLGPNVVAQTTENTNGSGQSVMIGNVVGLTDGNITKSVSCHQRLYPYLLYYCHSVPKVKVYSADILDVQTKVKINNGIAICHLDTSEWIPGHEAFLALKSSPGLIEVCHWIFENEMNWTVAYSQ; from the coding sequence ATGCCCGACATCCGCGACGACATGCCCGAAAGGTCGTTCTTGCCCCGGTCTATAGTCTCGAAACTACCGTTTTCAACCTCGAGGTTAGACCAATTGAAGCAATTGTTCCATGCAAGCCATGACTCGGTGGCCGAGCGAGTCCTGGTTAACACGCTGACGGTGTGCGAGAGAGACCCTAGCCCGGGCGAGACCAAACGATGCGTCGGATCCATTGAGGACATGATAGATTTTTCAATCTCGGTTCTCGGCCCAAATGTGGTGGCCCAAACAACCGAGAATACAAACGGGTCGGGACAAAGTGTTATGATTGGAAACGTTGTTGGATTAACGGATGGAAATATAACTAAATCCGTGTCTTGCCACCAAAGACTTTACCCTTACTTGTTGTATTATTGCCATTCTGTTCCTAAGGTTAAGGTTTATTCGGCGGACATTCTCGATGTACAAACTAaggtaaaaattaataatgggATTGCAATTTGTCATCTCGACACATCTGAATGGATCCCGGGACATGAGGCTTTTTTGGCGCTTAAATCAAGCCCCGGACTCATAGAGGTTTGCCATTGGATATTTGAGAACGAAATGAATTGGACTGTTGCATATTCACAGTGA